One Drosophila virilis strain 15010-1051.87 chromosome 5, Dvir_AGI_RSII-ME, whole genome shotgun sequence DNA window includes the following coding sequences:
- the shg gene encoding DE-cadherin produces the protein MLLKSQNNDNIANPAQQQPHHQHKRKCRCQATTTTTTTTRTTRYSYTCPRPQPRPLHRLLAITLVLIISSHCTPALFVEALHAGTGSSSSASSFQMGAFDSIAGDNRKPAFKNCAGYAPSVKEEQPENTYVFTVQAVDPDPNQEIHYSLVQSASERPKFSIHETSGVIMTSHIFDRDEPIHEKFVFVTVQATDNGLPPLDDVCTFNVTIVDINDNPPVFNKARYDESMSENTMLDAVVMSISASDFDDRNNSIVEYEILRERDFQYFRIDKESGIIYLSRPIDKRPGQMYTINVRAYNIVPDPLQEARIEVRIRVVESSIKSPSFVDPIDEPIYLKEDLNNFSQPIATLRAVSNMPDKPEVIFELITGRTEQTNGKNTFVFNQIGNEVTIKLGKSLDYEGITDYTLTMSVRNTFELAAEHQIKIKVEDVNDNIPFFTEVKSGTILENEPPGTPVMQVRAFDMDGTPANNIVSFELADNQEFFAIDPNTGNITALTTFDREERDFYNVKVSATDNSPSSLFDNGDHNHGYQVFRISIGDKNDHPPHFQKSMYLADKLLEDANTNFEVIEVKADDEDNASQIVYSIESGNVGDAFKIGLKTGKITVNQRLDYETITEYVLIVRAFDGFYADNTTVVVKIEDVNDNPPVFMEEYSKTIPEGPILSNDCILIIKAYDPDIKDRTADQHITYSIVKEDHKKLLTIDNSGCLRLIHPLDRDPPNGHKSWQVLISASDQDGVGTSLKSVKPVIITLEDINDNAPFLINQMPVIWEENRNPGQVVQLLANDYDEPQNGPPFTFGIDSDASSDIKTKFSIDNDYLFANVQFDREVQKEYFIPIRISDAGVPKQSSVSILHLIIGDVNDNAMSEGSSRIFMYNYKGEAPDTDIGRVFVDDEDDWDLDDKMFEWKTGIPHEQFRLNPSTGMITMLEGTSEGEYLLEFKVTEESILITRHWVYADVTVIVRELPEEAVDKSGSIRFYNITKEEFISVPRDVQADDVFSLKDRLQHSLAKLFNTSVSNVDVFTVLQNENRTLDVRYSAHGSPYYAPEKLNGMVAQSQQRLENELDLQMLMVNIDECLIERLKCESSCTNELHKSSVPYMIYSNTSSFVGVNAFVQAQCVCEAPPSTSPCLNGGSRRYGENDACDCIDGFTGPHCELVSVGFYGNGYAFYEPISACDNTRISLEIAPQHEQGLIMYLGPLNYNPLLPLTDFLSLELDKGYPVLSVDYGSGMVRIKHQHIQLQAGRSYQLDIILQRASIEMTVDNCRLSTCMSLGAPQGPNEFLNVNAPLQLGGTPVDLVQLGRQLNWTHVPNQQGFFGCVRNLTINERTYNLGLPSLSRNIDSGCQRAVAVAVSFGIDRNFIIAIITCIALLLIILLAVVVQKKQKNGWHEKDIDDIRETIINYEDEGGGERDTDYDLNVLRTQPLYEEKLYKDPHALQSGMRDPNDIPDIGDFLGGKKENCDRDTGANTVDDVRHYAYEGDGNSDGSLSSLASCTDDGDLNFDYLSNFGPRFRKLADMYGEEPSDTDSNVDDEQGWRI, from the exons caTCAGCATAAGCGAAAATGTCGCTgtcaagcaacaacaacaacaacaacaacaacacgaacaacTCGCTACAGTTACACCTGCCCGCGgccacagccacgcccactgcacAGGCTGCTAGCGATAACGTTAGTTTTAATCATCTCCTCACACTGCACACCCGCCCTGTTCGTCGAAGCACTCCATGCCGGCACCGGCTCCAGTTCGAGTGCTTCCTCGTTCCAGATGGGGGCGTTCGATAGCATTGCGGGCGACAATCGAAAGCCGGCTTTCAAGAACTGCGCCGGCTATGCGCCTTCCGTGAAGGAGGAGCAGCCGGAGAACACGTATGTGTTCACGGTGCAGGCAGTTGATCCGGATCCCAACCAGGAGATACATTACAGCCTGGTACAGTCGGCCAGCGAACGGCCCAAGTTCTCTATACATGAGACCTCCGGCGTCATTATGACCTCGCACATCTTTGACCGCGACGAGCCCATTCACGAGAAATTCGTCTTTGTCACGGTCCAGGCCACGGACAACGGGCTGCCGCCCCTCGACGACGTTTGCACCTTCAACGTGACCATTGTGGACATCAATGACAATCCGCCTGTCTTCAACAAGGCACGCTACGACGAGTCCATGTCCGAGAATACCATG CTTGACGCGGTGGTCATGTCGATCAGTGCCAGCGACTTTGACGATCGGAACAACAGCATTGTGGAGTACGAGATATTGCGGGAGCGTGACTTTCAGTACTTCAGAATTGACAAGGAGTCGGGCATCATCTATCTGAGTCGACCGATTGACAAGCGGCCCGGCCAAATGTACACGATTAATGTGCGTGCCTATAATATAGTGCCGGATCCGCTGCAGGAGGCGCGCATCGAGGTGCGCATACGCGTGGTGGAGTCATCGATAAAGTCGCCCTCGTTCGTCGATCCCATTGACGAGCCGATCTACCTGAAAGAGGATCTCAACAATTTCTCACAGCCCATAGCCACACTGCGCGCCGTGTCCAATATGCCGGACAAGCCGGAGGTCATCTTCGAGCTGATCACCGGCCGCACCGAGCAGACGAACGGCAAGAACACGTTCGTGTTCAATCAGATCGGCAACGAGGTGACCATCAAGCTGGGCAAGAGCCTCGATTACGAGGGCATCACGGACTACACGCTGACGATGAGCGTGCGCAATACCTTTGAGCTGGCCGCCGAGCACCAGATCAAGATCAAGGTAGAGGACGTTAACGACAACATTCCATTCTTCACGGAGGTCAAGTCGGGCACGATACTGGAGAACGAGCCGCCCGGCACGCCGGTGATGCAGGTGCGCGCCTTCGACATGGACGGCACGCCGGCCAACAATATCGTCTCCTTTGAGCTGGCCGACAACCAGGAGTTCTTTGCAATCGATCCAAACACGGGCAACATAACGGCGCTGACGACCTTCGATCGGGAGGAGCGCGATTTCTACAATGTAAAGGTCAGCGCCACGGATAACTCGCCGTCCAGCCTGTTCGATAACGGGGATCACAACCATGGCTATCAGGTGTTCCGGATCTCCATTGGTGACAAGAACGATCATCCGCCGCACTTCCAGAAATCTATGTACCTGGCCGATAAGCTGCTCGAGGATGCTAACACCAACTTCGAGGTGATCGAGGTGAAGGCCGACGACGAGGACAACGCCTCGCAGATTGTCTACAGCATTGAGAGCGGCAACGTGGGTGACGCCTTCAAGATCGGCCTCAAAACTGGCAAAATCACAGTTAACCAGCGCCTCGACTACGAGACAATTACCGAATACGTGCTGATAGTGCGGGCCTTCGACGGTTTTTACGCTGACAACACAACGGTTGTGGTCAAAATTGAGGATGTCAACGACAATCCGCCCGTTTTCATGGAGGAGTACAGCAAGACCATTCCCGAGGGGCCCATACTGTCAAACGATTGCATTCTGATCATCAAGGCATACGATCCGGACATCAAGGATCGCACTGCGGATCAGCACATCACGTACTCGATTGTCAAGGAGGATCACAAGAAACTGCTGACCATCGACAATAGCGGCTGCTTGCGGCTCATCCATCCGCTGGATCGCGACCCGCCCAATGGGCACAAGAGTTGGCAGGTGCTGATCTCGGCGAGCGATCAGGACGGTGTTGGCACATCCTTGAAATCGGTTAAACCCGTGATCATCACACTGGAGGACATCAACGACAATGCGCCGTTCTTGATCAATCAGATGCCCGTCATCTGGGAGGAGAACCGCAATCCCGGCCAGGTGGTCCAGCTGCTGGCCAACGATTATGACGAGCCACAGAACGGTCCGCCCTTCACGTTCGGCATCGACAGCGATGCCTCGTCCGACATCAAGACCAAGTTCAGCATCGACAACGACTACCTCTTCGCCAATGTGCAGTTCGATCGCGAGGTGCAGAAGGAGTACTTCATACCCATACGGATCAGCGATGCGGGCGTGCCCAAGCAGAGTTCCGTGAGCATTCTACATCTGATAATTGGCGACGTGAATGACAATGCCATGTCGGAGGGCTCCTCCCGCATCTTCATGTACAACTACAAGGGCGAAGCGCCCGACACGGACATTGGCCGCGTCTTTGTGGACGATGAGGACGACTGGGATCTGGATGACAAGATGTTCGAGTGGAAGACTGGCATACCGCACGAGCAGTTCCGACTCAATCCGAGCACCGGCATGATCACCATGCTCGAGGGCACCAGCGAGGGCGAGTACCTGCTGGAGTTCAAGGTCACCGAGGAATCCATTCTGATAACCAGACACTGGGTCTATGCCGACGTGACGGTAATTGTGCGCGAGCTGCCGGAGGAGGCGGTGGACAAGAGCGGCAGCATTCGCTTCTACAACATTACCAAGGAGGAGTTCATCAGTGTGCCGCGCGATGTGCAGGCGGACGATGTCTTCTCGCTGAAGGATCGCCTGCAGCACTCGCTGGCCAAGCTGTTCAACACCTCGGTATCCAACGTGGACGTCTTCACTGTGCTACAGAATGAGAACCGCACACTGGACGTGCGCTACTCCGCCCACGGCTCGCCCTATTACGCGCCCGAGAAGCTCAACGGCATGGTCGCCCAGAGTCAACAGCGCCTGGAGAACGAGCTCGATCTGCAGATGCTGATGGTGAACATAGACGAGTGCCTGATCGAGCGGCTCAAGTGCGAGAGCTCCTGCACTAACGAGCTGCACAAGAGCTCTGTGCCCTACATGATCTACTCGAACACCAGCTCCTTTGTCGGCGTCAATGCGTTTGTCCAGGCGCAGTGCGTCTGTGAGGCGCCGCCCTCAACCTCGCCCTGCCTCAACGGCGGCAGTCGCCGTTACGGCGAGAACGACGCCTGTGACTGCATCGATGGCTTCACGGGTCCCCACTGCGAACTGGTATCCGTGGGCTTTTACGGCAACGGCTACGCCTTCTACGAGCCCATCTCTGCCTGCGACAATACGCGCATTAGCCTGGAGATTGCACCGCAGCACGAGCAGGGCCTCATCATGTACCTCGGCCCGCTCAACTACAATCCGCTGCTGCCGCTAACCGACTTCCTGTCCCTGGAGCTGGACAAGGGCTACCCGGTGCTGAGCGTGGACTACGGCTCTGGCATGGTACGCATCAAGCATCAGCACATCCAATTGCAGGCGGGTCGCTCCTATCAGCTGGACATCATACTGCAGAGGGCCAGCATCGAGATGACCGTCGACAACTGCCGCCTGTCCACCTGCATGAGCCTGGGCGCGCCGCAGGGCCCAAACGAGTTCCTCAACGTGAACGCGCCTCTGCAGCTGGGCGGCACGCCGGTGGACCTGGTGCAGCTGGGTCGCCAGCTGAACTGGACGCATGTGCCCAACCAGCAGGGCTTCTTCGGCTGCGTCCGCAACCTGACCATCAATGAGCGCACCTACAACCTGGGCTTGCCCTCCCTCTCCCGTAACATCGACAGCGGCTGCCAGCGCGCCGTGGCTGTGGCCGTCAGCTTTGGCATTGATCGCAACTTCATTATTGCGATCATCACGTGCattgcgctgctgctgatcaTCTTGCTGGCCGTGGTTGtgcagaagaagcagaagaacgGCTGGCACGAGAAGGACATCGACGACATACGCGAGACGATCATCAACTACGAGGACGAGGGCGGCGGCGAGCGCGATACCGACTACGACTTGAACGTGTTGCGTACTCAGCCCTTGTACGAGGAGAAGCTCTACAAGGATCCGCATGCGCTGCAGTCGGGCATGCGCGATCCCAACGATATACCCGACATTGGTGACTTCCTTGGCGGGAAGAAGGAAAACTGTGACCGCGACACGGGCGCCAACACGGTGGACGATGTGCGGCACTACGCGTACGAGGGTGACGGCAACTCGGACGGCAGCCTTTCAAGTTTGGCGTCCTGCACCGACGACGGTGATCTCAATTTCGACTATTTGTCCAACTTTGGACCACGTTTCCGTAAGCTGGCCGACATGTACGGCGAGGAGCCCTCCGACACGGACTCGAACGTGGACGACGAGCAGGGCTGGCGCATTTGA